A genome region from Prionailurus bengalensis isolate Pbe53 chromosome B4, Fcat_Pben_1.1_paternal_pri, whole genome shotgun sequence includes the following:
- the CB4H12orf60 gene encoding uncharacterized protein C12orf60 homolog codes for MSSESEKDRDRLVQAARKFFFHMQDLASFTNILIELFNCSMNTQINHMTVKDDDNIKDVFEQMFKILKEMQSVLEAKYDQMQKEPLCSQIATAVCSIVEKNTNVKELHQSAKEMFKNVHTPIIVSVLNSSNILGSLESSVSPLMKYPIMNLRLSDLYRKDTKEQSDATTSEKSTSPGPPQSSTVDTLKKLQGAPKTEQTKNTIKSTADQLEQIVKALLPILEVLQKVISTMETKTPVPKKTSDQ; via the coding sequence atgtcttcagaATCAGAAAAGGATAGAGACAGGCTGGTTCAAGCTGCCCGAAAGTTCTTCTTTCATATGCAAGATCTTGCTTCCTTCACTAACATACTTATTGAATTGTTTAACTGCAGTATGAATACTCAGATCAACCACATGACTGTGAAAGATGATGATAATATTAAGGATGTCTTTGAACAAATgttcaaaattttaaaggagaTGCAATCTGTACTGGAGGCAAAGTATGACCAAATGCAAAAGGAACCTTTATGTTCCCAGATTGCAACAGCTGTTTGTTCCATAGTTGAGAAGAACACCAATGTAAAGGAGTTGCATCAGTCAGCTaaagaaatgttcaaaaatgTCCACACACCAATCATTGTCTCTGTGCTGAATAGTAGTAACATCCTGGGGAGTTTAGAATCTTCTGTCTCACCCTTGATGAAATATCCCATCATGAATCTTCGGTTAAGTGACCTGTATAGAAAAGACACCAAAGAGCAATCAGATGCCACCACATCTGAGAAAAGCACAAGCCCAGGGCCACCCCAAAGCAGTACAGTAGACACCTTGAAGAAGTTGCAGGGTGCGCCAAAAACTGAGCAAACCAAGAATACCATCAAGTCCACTGCAGATCAGCTGGAGCAAATTGTCAAAGCTTTGCTGCCAATCTTAGAGGTCCTCCAAAAAGTCATAAGCACTATGGAAACCAAGACGCCTGTGCCTAAGAAGACCAGTGACCAGTAG